A region of Streptomyces cinnamoneus DNA encodes the following proteins:
- a CDS encoding ABC transporter family substrate-binding protein → MSSMRTRSRTHRPAVLLAAVVLLPLPALAGCAGGRAGDEGEGPAAPRDIATAARAKVADKGTLTWAVDALPATFNVFQADADAAAQKVAQAALPTLFTLDERGRPQRNPDYLKAAELFHRKPRQVVVYKLNPRAVWSDGSAITAADFEAQWKALRGKDSAFWTARNAGYDRIDRVERGANDREVKVTFAKSYADWPALFTPLYPRSVMGSGGAFNDSARKELKVGAGPFKVGARDQKQNTLTLVRNPRWWGDPAKLDRLVLRAVPREQRVEALASGKADLAEISPAGAERIIKANTPPKKGDGANKPVAADATALRGLVVRKSLEPAYTQLALNGSSGPLADERVRRAVARAVDRKALAEFVLTPLGLPAEPMGSHVLVAGQEGYEDNSDAIGAPDPRAAQALLADAGWKEGHGAAPRKKALGQVPPAGHRPDLEAPAGQVTGAGDGKSAGDSGGKAAAAPARFKDGKKLMLRFVLPKGAGAEPLRAVGERIARQLDAIGVRTEIVGVDDASFFKDHIASGDFDLALYGWPTGAYPATDARPIFAKPQPAADGSLQVEQNYTRVGTDQIDRLFDQASTELDQEASRDLVARADARIWAAAGSIPLYQRPELVGVRKTVVNAGAFGLATPRYQDMGFAR, encoded by the coding sequence ATGTCGTCCATGCGCACACGGTCCCGTACGCACCGCCCCGCCGTTCTCCTCGCGGCCGTGGTCCTGCTTCCGCTGCCCGCCCTGGCCGGCTGTGCCGGCGGCAGGGCCGGCGACGAGGGCGAGGGCCCCGCGGCCCCCCGCGACATCGCCACCGCCGCCCGCGCCAAGGTCGCCGACAAAGGCACCCTGACCTGGGCCGTCGACGCACTGCCCGCCACCTTCAACGTCTTCCAGGCCGACGCGGACGCGGCGGCGCAGAAGGTCGCCCAGGCGGCACTGCCCACCCTGTTCACCCTCGACGAGCGCGGGCGCCCGCAGCGCAACCCCGACTACCTGAAGGCCGCCGAGCTCTTCCATCGCAAGCCCCGGCAGGTCGTGGTCTACAAGCTGAACCCCAGGGCCGTCTGGAGCGACGGCAGCGCGATCACCGCCGCCGACTTCGAGGCCCAGTGGAAGGCGCTGCGCGGCAAGGACAGCGCGTTCTGGACGGCCCGCAACGCGGGGTACGACCGGATCGACCGCGTCGAGCGCGGGGCGAACGACCGCGAGGTCAAGGTCACGTTCGCGAAGAGCTACGCCGACTGGCCCGCCCTGTTCACCCCGCTGTACCCGCGGTCGGTCATGGGCAGCGGCGGCGCCTTCAACGACTCGGCCCGCAAGGAGCTCAAGGTCGGCGCCGGCCCGTTCAAGGTCGGCGCCCGCGACCAGAAGCAGAACACCCTCACGCTCGTGCGCAACCCCAGGTGGTGGGGCGATCCCGCCAAGCTCGACCGGCTCGTGCTGCGGGCCGTGCCGCGCGAGCAGCGGGTCGAGGCCCTGGCGAGCGGCAAGGCGGACCTGGCCGAGATCAGCCCGGCCGGCGCCGAGCGCATCATCAAGGCGAACACCCCGCCCAAGAAGGGGGACGGCGCCAACAAGCCCGTGGCCGCCGACGCGACGGCGCTGCGCGGCCTCGTCGTCCGCAAGTCCCTGGAGCCCGCCTACACCCAGCTCGCCCTCAACGGCTCCTCCGGCCCGCTCGCCGACGAGCGCGTCCGGCGGGCCGTCGCCCGGGCCGTCGACCGCAAGGCCCTCGCCGAGTTCGTCCTCACGCCGCTGGGCCTGCCCGCCGAGCCCATGGGCAGCCACGTCCTGGTGGCCGGCCAGGAGGGCTACGAGGACAACAGCGACGCGATCGGCGCCCCGGACCCCCGGGCCGCCCAGGCGCTGCTGGCGGACGCCGGCTGGAAGGAGGGCCACGGCGCGGCCCCCCGGAAGAAGGCGCTGGGCCAGGTGCCCCCGGCCGGCCACCGGCCGGACCTGGAGGCCCCGGCCGGCCAGGTCACCGGCGCCGGCGACGGCAAGAGCGCCGGCGACAGCGGCGGGAAGGCGGCCGCCGCCCCGGCCCGCTTCAAGGACGGCAAGAAGCTGATGCTCCGCTTCGTTCTGCCCAAGGGCGCCGGGGCCGAGCCGCTGCGGGCCGTCGGCGAGCGGATCGCCCGGCAGCTGGACGCGATCGGCGTCCGCACGGAGATCGTGGGCGTCGACGACGCCTCCTTCTTCAAGGACCACATCGCCTCCGGCGACTTCGACCTGGCGCTGTACGGCTGGCCCACGGGCGCCTACCCGGCCACCGACGCCCGGCCGATCTTCGCCAAGCCGCAGCCCGCGGCCGACGGCTCGCTCCAGGTCGAGCAGAACTACACCCGGGTCGGCACCGACCAGATCGACCGGCTCTTCGACCAGGCCTCCACGGAGCTGGACCAGGAGGCGTCCCGGGACCTGGTGGCACGGGCGGACGCCCGCATCTGGGCGGCCGCCGGCTCGATCCCCCTCTACCAGCGGCCGGAGCTGGTGGGCGTGCGCAAGACGGTCGTCAACGCCGGAGCCTTCGGGCTGGCGACGCCGCGCTACCAGGACATGGGATTCGCGCGCTGA